A part of Flavobacteriaceae bacterium GSB9 genomic DNA contains:
- the ligA gene encoding NAD-dependent DNA ligase LigA: MDNTQKRIENLRNELREHNYNYYVLDSATISDFEFDIKLKELQALEAKHPEFFDPNSPTQRVGGAVTKNFETIVHENRMYSLDNSYSKEDLLDWEKRIKKLIDGDIQYTCELKYDGASISLTYEDGVLIKAVTRGDGFKGDNVTANVKTIKSVPLQLKGDYPQKFDIRGEIVLPFDGFNKMNDERIEIGEEPYRNPRNTASGSLKLQDSAEVAKRPLECLLYNLAGSNLGVNTQFEGLEKARQWGFKVPDAAKLATSIDKVLEFINYWDTNRHDLPYETDGVVVKVNSLQQQDELGYTAKAPRWAMAYKFKSEQVSTRLNNISYQVGRTGAITPVANLEPVELAGTTVKRASLHNADQIEKLDVRVGDTVFVEKGGEIIPKILGVDLLKRLPDSKPTVYIKNCPECGTKLVRQDGEAQHYCPNYNGCKPQIVGRIQHYISRKAMDIEGLGGETVALLVKENLISNYSDLYELTKEQIIPLERMAEKSAENMIQGIEQSKHIPFERVLYALGIRYVGETVAKKLVKHYKSIDAVAGASQDDLVNVDEIGTKIAESVHTFFTSEENIKIIERLKQFGVQLEMTAEELEGKTNILEGQSIVVSGVFESVSRNELKKLIEDNGGKVSSSISSKTSYIVAGDKMGPSKKEKAKSLNIEIVDEYEFLQKINKKMHFID, translated from the coding sequence ATGGATAATACGCAAAAACGCATTGAAAACTTACGAAACGAGCTTCGCGAGCATAATTACAACTATTATGTGCTTGATAGCGCTACGATTTCAGATTTTGAGTTCGATATAAAATTAAAGGAACTTCAAGCATTGGAAGCCAAGCATCCAGAATTTTTTGATCCCAATTCGCCAACACAACGCGTAGGTGGAGCGGTAACCAAAAATTTCGAGACTATTGTTCATGAAAATAGAATGTACTCGCTTGATAATTCCTATTCAAAAGAAGATTTGCTAGACTGGGAAAAGCGTATTAAAAAATTAATCGATGGCGATATACAATACACTTGCGAATTAAAATATGATGGTGCCTCTATCAGTCTTACCTACGAAGACGGTGTTTTAATAAAAGCGGTCACACGCGGTGATGGCTTTAAGGGCGATAATGTAACGGCAAATGTAAAAACAATAAAGTCGGTGCCATTGCAGTTGAAAGGCGATTATCCGCAAAAATTCGATATACGGGGCGAAATTGTTTTGCCATTTGATGGTTTCAATAAAATGAACGATGAACGTATTGAAATTGGCGAAGAACCTTATAGAAATCCAAGAAATACAGCTTCGGGTAGTTTAAAATTGCAAGACAGCGCCGAAGTGGCCAAACGTCCGTTAGAATGTTTACTGTATAATTTAGCAGGGTCCAACCTTGGCGTTAACACCCAATTTGAAGGTTTGGAAAAAGCTAGGCAATGGGGGTTTAAAGTGCCTGATGCTGCAAAATTAGCAACTTCCATTGATAAGGTTTTAGAATTCATTAATTATTGGGACACAAACCGCCACGATTTACCCTATGAAACTGATGGTGTGGTTGTAAAAGTAAATAGTTTGCAGCAGCAAGATGAGTTGGGGTACACAGCCAAGGCACCGCGTTGGGCCATGGCGTATAAGTTTAAATCAGAACAGGTTTCAACCCGCCTTAATAACATCAGTTATCAGGTTGGTCGTACTGGAGCAATCACGCCTGTAGCTAATTTAGAACCTGTAGAGTTGGCAGGAACCACTGTTAAAAGGGCGTCTTTGCACAATGCCGATCAAATCGAAAAGTTAGATGTTAGGGTGGGTGATACAGTTTTTGTTGAAAAGGGTGGTGAAATTATTCCGAAGATTCTCGGTGTGGATTTGTTGAAGCGTTTGCCCGATTCCAAGCCAACTGTTTATATAAAAAACTGTCCCGAGTGCGGTACGAAACTTGTGAGGCAAGATGGCGAGGCCCAACATTATTGTCCTAATTACAATGGTTGTAAACCACAAATAGTTGGTAGGATTCAGCATTACATTTCTAGAAAGGCAATGGATATTGAGGGCTTGGGAGGCGAAACCGTAGCGCTTTTGGTTAAAGAAAATTTAATCTCAAACTATTCTGATTTATACGAACTTACAAAAGAACAAATTATTCCGCTTGAGCGCATGGCCGAAAAAAGTGCTGAAAACATGATTCAGGGTATTGAACAATCAAAACATATACCTTTTGAACGCGTTTTATATGCTTTGGGTATTCGCTATGTAGGTGAAACTGTTGCTAAAAAATTGGTTAAGCATTACAAAAGTATTGACGCTGTTGCTGGTGCATCGCAAGACGATTTGGTTAATGTCGATGAAATTGGTACTAAAATTGCTGAAAGTGTCCATACCTTTTTTACTTCCGAAGAAAACATCAAGATAATAGAACGTTTGAAGCAGTTTGGAGTTCAATTAGAAATGACTGCAGAGGAACTTGAAGGCAAAACCAATATTTTAGAAGGACAATCTATAGTGGTTTCTGGAGTTTTTGAAAGTGTTTCCAGAAATGAGCTAAAAAAGCTCATTGAAGATAACGGTGGAAAGGTAAGCAGTTCTATATCTTCTAAAACAAGTTACATCGTTGCGGGTGATAAAATGGGTCCCAGCAAAAAGGAAAAAGCAAAATCTCTTAATATAGAAATTGTAGATGAATACGAATTCTTACAAAAAATAAACAAAAAGATGCATTTCATCGATTAA
- a CDS encoding DoxX family protein: MKEKFIFALRVIVALILIQTLRFKFFAHPNSVYIFEKVGLEPQGRIAIGILELIAGILLVFRKTAWIGAFIAIVILGGAILMHLTKLGVEVKGDGGMLFITAIATFSMSVIILNHYKKHIPFKEKPNL, translated from the coding sequence ATGAAAGAAAAATTCATTTTTGCTTTAAGAGTTATTGTGGCCTTAATACTTATACAAACACTTCGCTTTAAATTTTTCGCCCATCCAAACAGTGTATATATTTTTGAAAAAGTAGGATTGGAACCTCAGGGCAGAATAGCAATAGGAATACTAGAGCTTATTGCAGGCATTCTATTAGTCTTTAGAAAAACAGCTTGGATTGGGGCTTTTATTGCTATTGTTATTCTTGGTGGTGCCATATTAATGCATTTAACCAAGTTAGGAGTTGAAGTTAAAGGTGACGGTGGCATGCTTTTTATTACAGCCATAGCAACATTTTCGATGTCTGTTATAATTTTAAATCACTATAAAAAGCATATTCCTTTTAAAGAAAAACCTAATCTATAA
- a CDS encoding metallophosphatase — MKRRTFIQQATAGTAMLTLGGLGLQSFASSKNTSKITILHTNDVHSHIDAFGPHDGKNANKGGVARRASLIDSIRKENPNTLLLDAGDIFQGTPYFNYYGGELEFKLMSKLKYDAATIGNHDFDNGIDGLYAQLPHAEFQFLTANYDFSNTIMDTHTKPYTIFKKAGIKIGVFGLGIELDGLVDPALYKETKYIDPVEITQDITRILKKEEECDLIICLSHLGYHYGKNPNKISDLKLAQSTKDIDLIIGGHTHTFLPKPTVTKNIDGKNMLVNQVGCYGINLGKIDFYFDQDKNKAADGTSIIV; from the coding sequence ATGAAACGAAGAACGTTTATTCAGCAAGCAACAGCTGGAACAGCCATGTTAACCCTTGGAGGGTTGGGCCTTCAATCGTTCGCTTCCAGTAAAAACACTTCAAAAATAACCATTCTACATACCAATGACGTTCATAGCCATATTGATGCCTTTGGGCCCCATGACGGTAAAAACGCCAATAAGGGAGGCGTGGCTCGCCGTGCCAGTTTAATTGATAGTATAAGAAAAGAAAATCCCAACACCCTCTTGTTGGATGCTGGCGATATTTTTCAAGGCACACCTTACTTTAATTATTATGGCGGTGAACTGGAATTTAAATTGATGAGCAAACTTAAATACGATGCCGCTACCATAGGCAACCACGATTTTGATAATGGAATTGATGGACTATACGCCCAGTTGCCACATGCCGAATTTCAATTTTTAACGGCCAATTACGATTTTTCAAACACTATAATGGATACCCACACCAAACCCTATACAATTTTTAAAAAAGCTGGTATCAAAATAGGTGTTTTTGGGTTAGGCATTGAATTAGATGGTCTTGTAGACCCGGCTTTATACAAGGAAACAAAATATATAGATCCTGTTGAAATCACCCAAGACATAACACGCATTTTGAAAAAAGAAGAGGAATGCGATTTGATTATATGTCTCTCGCATTTAGGGTATCATTATGGAAAAAACCCCAATAAAATCAGTGATTTAAAATTAGCCCAATCAACCAAGGATATTGACCTTATTATTGGCGGACACACCCATACCTTTTTGCCCAAACCAACTGTAACCAAAAATATTGACGGTAAAAACATGCTGGTTAATCAAGTAGGGTGTTACGGTATCAACCTCGGAAAAATAGATTTTTACTTTGATCAGGATAAAAACAAAGCTGCAGACGGCACTTCAATTATAGTTTAA
- a CDS encoding 5'-nucleotidase C-terminal domain-containing protein: MRFTHFFILLYFLVVSGCKHSNPQLTQIKGEQIAITDSLDYDTEIEAFIKPYRDNIQKDLDSVLAYSADTYSKTDGELNTAIGNFMADAIYNEANPIFKKRTGKNIDMVLLNYGGIRSILPKGKVSKRTAFNLMPFENSIVVVGLKGKQVNYMIDYLRKGKSAHPISKLKLTIDSHFEVVEAKINGKEIIEDSTYFVATNDYLYNGGDNMAFFKPNDSIFKLDYKIRNALIDNFIKTDTISPVQDDRFTQIN, from the coding sequence ATGAGGTTTACACATTTCTTTATTTTGTTATATTTTTTGGTTGTTTCAGGCTGCAAACACTCAAACCCACAACTTACCCAAATAAAAGGCGAGCAAATAGCCATAACCGACTCATTGGATTATGATACGGAAATCGAAGCATTTATTAAGCCCTACCGAGACAATATCCAGAAAGATTTGGATAGTGTTTTAGCTTATTCAGCAGACACCTACTCCAAAACCGATGGTGAATTAAATACGGCAATTGGCAACTTTATGGCCGATGCCATTTACAATGAAGCCAATCCTATTTTTAAAAAACGAACAGGTAAGAATATCGACATGGTTTTATTGAATTATGGTGGTATTCGCTCAATTTTGCCAAAAGGAAAAGTTTCTAAGCGTACTGCTTTTAATCTTATGCCTTTTGAAAACAGTATTGTTGTTGTTGGCCTAAAAGGAAAACAGGTTAATTATATGATCGATTATTTAAGGAAAGGAAAAAGCGCACATCCCATCTCAAAGTTAAAGTTGACAATTGACAGCCATTTTGAGGTCGTTGAAGCTAAAATAAATGGAAAAGAAATTATTGAAGACAGCACATACTTTGTAGCTACTAATGATTATTTATACAACGGTGGTGACAATATGGCTTTTTTTAAACCCAACGACAGTATTTTCAAGCTGGATTATAAAATAAGGAATGCCTTGATAGATAATTTTATAAAAACAGATACCATAAGCCCTGTTCAAGACGATAGATTTACCCAAATTAATTAA
- the dapA gene encoding 4-hydroxy-tetrahydrodipicolinate synthase — MSRKFLGTGVALVTPFNEDLSVDHKALANIVNHNIDNGVEYLVVCGTTGETATLTKEEKQAVLQTVLKTNNGRVPIVLGIGGNNTLAVVEEIKTTDLSNVDAILSVTPYYSKPTQEGIYQHFKAISEASPVDIILYNVPGRTSKNIEPETTIRMANDFKNIVGVKEAGNSISQYYELIKTKPEDFLIISGDDDLALGVVLAGGAGVISVIGQGFPKEFSEMIRLGLKGDARAAFKLHFKLIDVIGYIFEENNPAGIKGVFEALKLCRDTVRLPLVPASDQLKAKIADFVKQF, encoded by the coding sequence ATGAGTAGAAAGTTTTTAGGAACGGGAGTTGCATTGGTTACACCTTTTAACGAAGATTTAAGTGTAGACCATAAAGCCTTGGCCAATATTGTAAACCACAATATAGACAATGGCGTTGAATATCTTGTAGTATGCGGTACTACGGGAGAAACTGCAACCCTAACTAAAGAAGAGAAGCAAGCGGTTTTACAAACGGTATTAAAAACAAATAATGGTCGTGTTCCCATAGTTTTAGGTATTGGAGGAAACAATACCTTAGCCGTAGTAGAAGAAATAAAAACGACAGATTTAAGCAATGTTGACGCCATTTTGTCGGTTACGCCGTATTACAGTAAGCCAACGCAAGAAGGTATTTATCAGCATTTCAAGGCCATTTCAGAGGCATCGCCCGTAGATATTATTTTGTATAATGTGCCTGGAAGGACTTCAAAAAATATTGAGCCTGAAACCACAATACGAATGGCTAACGATTTTAAAAATATCGTAGGTGTAAAAGAAGCCGGAAACAGCATTTCTCAATACTACGAATTAATAAAAACCAAGCCCGAAGATTTTTTAATTATTTCAGGTGATGACGATTTAGCACTTGGCGTTGTCTTAGCTGGCGGTGCAGGTGTAATATCGGTTATAGGGCAAGGGTTTCCAAAAGAATTTTCAGAAATGATTCGCTTAGGTTTAAAAGGTGATGCCAGAGCAGCTTTTAAACTGCACTTTAAATTAATTGACGTTATTGGTTATATTTTTGAAGAAAATAACCCAGCTGGAATAAAAGGGGTGTTTGAAGCTCTGAAATTGTGTAGAGACACCGTAAGATTACCACTAGTGCCAGCTTCAGATCAGTTAAAAGCCAAAATAGCAGATTTTGTAAAGCAGTTTTAG
- the bamD gene encoding outer membrane protein assembly factor BamD produces MNKFFYIVIVLTLLTGCSEYQKALKTEDIATKFQMGEALYNKGNYSKANRLFAQIVPSYRGKPQAEKLMFLYSNSFYQMKDYYVAGYQFERFASSYPNSEKLEEASFFSAKSYYMLSPVYSKDQTETKEAIEKLQEFINLFPESKYVAEANKLVKELDFKLEKKAFEIAKQYNLISDYPASVRSFNNFIFDFPGSRLREDALYYRLDSAYKLAMNSIEIKSTLQNGIVRLRKNRLEDAKEFSEAFKESYRNSEYIEQVNEMDADIAQELKSYSAKS; encoded by the coding sequence ATGAATAAATTTTTTTACATAGTAATAGTATTAACGCTTTTAACCGGGTGTAGCGAATATCAAAAGGCATTAAAGACCGAAGACATCGCCACCAAGTTTCAAATGGGTGAAGCCTTGTATAATAAAGGTAATTACTCTAAAGCAAATCGTCTTTTTGCACAGATAGTACCGAGTTACAGAGGGAAACCACAGGCTGAAAAGCTGATGTTTTTGTATTCCAATTCATTTTACCAAATGAAGGATTATTATGTGGCAGGTTATCAGTTTGAGCGTTTTGCGTCCAGTTACCCTAATAGTGAAAAATTAGAAGAGGCGTCTTTTTTTAGTGCAAAGAGTTATTACATGCTTTCTCCAGTATATTCAAAAGACCAAACTGAAACTAAGGAAGCTATTGAAAAACTTCAAGAGTTCATAAACCTTTTTCCAGAGTCTAAATATGTGGCAGAAGCCAATAAATTGGTTAAGGAACTAGATTTTAAATTGGAAAAAAAGGCTTTCGAAATAGCCAAACAATACAATTTAATCTCAGATTATCCGGCTTCGGTTAGGTCATTCAATAATTTTATTTTCGATTTTCCGGGTTCAAGGTTAAGGGAAGATGCCCTATATTATAGATTAGATTCGGCATACAAGCTAGCTATGAATTCTATTGAAATCAAAAGCACACTACAAAATGGTATTGTACGCTTAAGAAAAAATAGACTTGAAGATGCTAAGGAATTTTCTGAAGCTTTCAAAGAATCATACCGCAATTCTGAATACATTGAACAAGTTAATGAAATGGATGCAGATATTGCCCAAGAATTAAAAAGTTACAGCGCAAAAAGTTAA
- a CDS encoding DNA-directed RNA polymerase subunit omega: protein MDLKKINAPVNTVTYDRNQIDEPTENIYESISIIARRAEQINTEIKKELIDKLEEFATYNDSLEEVFENKEQIEVSKFYEKLPKPHALAVQEWLTDKIYFRNTEDDSK, encoded by the coding sequence ATGGATTTAAAAAAAATCAATGCTCCGGTGAATACGGTAACGTACGACAGAAATCAAATAGATGAGCCAACAGAGAACATCTACGAGTCTATTTCTATCATCGCAAGACGTGCAGAACAAATCAATACAGAAATTAAAAAAGAGCTTATTGATAAGTTGGAAGAGTTTGCTACTTACAATGATAGTTTAGAAGAGGTATTTGAAAACAAGGAGCAAATTGAGGTGTCTAAATTTTACGAAAAATTACCAAAACCTCATGCATTGGCCGTTCAAGAATGGCTTACAGACAAAATTTATTTTAGAAATACAGAGGACGATTCCAAATAA
- the coaBC gene encoding bifunctional phosphopantothenoylcysteine decarboxylase/phosphopantothenate--cysteine ligase CoaBC, whose translation MSILSGKNILLGITGGIAAYKTASLVRLFVKSGAHVKVVMTPAAKDFITPLTLSTLSKHPVYSSFNNDEGDNAVWNNHVDLGLWADLFVIAPATANTLSKMANGVCDNLLLATYLSAKCPVYYAPAMDLDMYKHKSTLRSFEVLNSYKNVMIPAASGELASGLVGEGRMAEPEDIVAFIENHVLDQLPLRNKTILITAGPTYEAIDPVRFIGNHSSGKMGFEIAKSAANLGAKVILVSGPTHQKVSHSLINVVPVTSAQDMYDAVHKYFETVDVAILSAAVADFTPKEVAQQKIKKKTDTLTLELTKTKDILASLGNIKKSQYLVGFALETQNELENAKGKLKKKNLNLIVLNSLNDKGAGFKSDTNKVTFIDNKDQITEFELKSKAEVATDLMNKIISEIDA comes from the coding sequence ATGAGTATTTTAAGCGGAAAGAACATACTTTTGGGAATAACGGGAGGCATCGCCGCTTATAAAACAGCTTCGCTGGTTAGGTTGTTTGTAAAATCGGGAGCTCATGTAAAGGTTGTAATGACACCTGCAGCCAAAGATTTTATAACGCCTTTAACCTTATCCACTTTATCAAAACATCCTGTGTATTCGTCGTTTAACAATGATGAAGGCGATAATGCCGTTTGGAACAACCATGTCGATTTAGGCCTGTGGGCCGATTTATTTGTGATTGCCCCAGCTACTGCCAATACGTTGTCGAAAATGGCCAATGGTGTCTGCGACAATTTATTGCTCGCCACGTATTTGTCTGCCAAATGCCCCGTGTATTATGCACCAGCGATGGATTTAGATATGTACAAACATAAAAGTACGTTGCGCTCTTTCGAGGTATTAAATAGTTACAAAAATGTAATGATTCCTGCCGCTAGTGGTGAATTGGCCAGCGGATTGGTGGGTGAGGGCAGAATGGCAGAACCCGAGGATATTGTAGCGTTTATTGAAAATCATGTTTTAGATCAGCTTCCACTAAGAAATAAAACAATTTTGATTACGGCCGGTCCAACTTACGAAGCTATAGATCCGGTGCGGTTTATTGGAAATCATTCCAGTGGAAAAATGGGTTTTGAAATTGCTAAATCAGCAGCCAATTTAGGAGCAAAGGTGATTTTAGTTTCAGGGCCAACACATCAAAAGGTGTCACATAGCTTAATTAATGTTGTTCCAGTAACAAGTGCCCAAGACATGTACGATGCAGTACATAAATATTTTGAAACCGTTGATGTGGCCATCCTATCGGCGGCTGTGGCCGATTTTACACCAAAAGAAGTCGCCCAACAGAAAATAAAAAAGAAAACCGATACGTTAACATTAGAGCTAACGAAAACCAAAGACATTCTGGCTTCTTTAGGCAACATTAAAAAATCTCAATATTTAGTTGGTTTTGCTTTAGAAACCCAAAATGAACTCGAAAACGCAAAAGGAAAATTAAAAAAGAAAAATTTAAACTTAATTGTGTTAAATTCGTTGAACGATAAAGGAGCAGGTTTTAAAAGTGATACCAATAAAGTTACCTTTATTGACAATAAAGACCAAATTACTGAGTTTGAATTGAAATCGAAGGCCGAAGTGGCTACCGATTTAATGAATAAAATTATATCTGAAATTGATGCGTAA
- a CDS encoding DUF4835 family protein, with protein MRNILFLLAFCFFVSGFSQELNCNLVVNAEQTGNENFPIFKTLEKELTEFINNTKWTNQTVKPQERINCSMVLNISNYSGETFQGTLQVQSSRPVYGSSFSTPVYNLNDKDFSFRYLEYQNLIYNPSQFESNLVSILAYHVYMILALDADTFEQHGGDEYYKQAQIITNYSQQGNFKGWKVEDGLQSRFALIDNVLSPTFKEYRDVLYDYHRNGLDVMSDNIKEGKDEIASALESFQAMNSRRPNSFLLRTFFDAKADEIEQIFTDGPSVDIASVKETLQKVAPMHSSKWQNIKY; from the coding sequence ATGCGTAACATACTGTTTTTATTAGCTTTTTGTTTTTTCGTAAGCGGATTTTCCCAAGAATTGAATTGTAATTTGGTGGTAAACGCCGAACAAACGGGAAACGAAAACTTCCCTATTTTTAAAACACTGGAAAAAGAACTTACCGAGTTTATAAACAATACAAAATGGACCAACCAAACGGTTAAGCCTCAAGAGCGAATTAATTGCAGTATGGTTCTCAATATTAGCAATTACAGCGGTGAAACTTTTCAAGGGACTTTGCAGGTGCAATCGTCGCGCCCCGTTTATGGGTCGTCATTTAGTACGCCCGTATATAATTTGAACGATAAAGATTTTAGCTTTCGGTATTTAGAATATCAGAATTTAATTTACAATCCGTCGCAGTTCGAATCGAACCTAGTTTCGATATTAGCCTATCATGTTTATATGATTTTAGCTTTGGATGCCGATACATTTGAACAACATGGAGGCGACGAATATTACAAACAAGCACAGATTATTACCAACTATTCACAACAGGGCAATTTTAAAGGTTGGAAAGTAGAAGACGGCTTACAAAGCCGCTTTGCACTGATTGATAATGTATTGTCGCCAACATTTAAAGAATATCGCGATGTGCTATATGATTATCACCGCAATGGCTTGGATGTTATGAGCGATAACATAAAGGAAGGAAAAGACGAAATAGCATCGGCTTTAGAAAGTTTTCAGGCAATGAACAGCCGGCGTCCTAATTCATTTTTACTCCGTACCTTTTTTGATGCAAAGGCTGACGAAATTGAACAAATTTTTACTGATGGCCCTAGCGTAGATATTGCCAGTGTGAAGGAGACGTTGCAAAAAGTAGCGCCCATGCACAGTAGCAAATGGCAGAATATTAAATATTGA